From a single Staphylococcus epidermidis genomic region:
- a CDS encoding SA0570 family protein: MKKLITSLLVLGLVLTGVSVGNNVEAATGNSMKTVQQLNKGDKSLENVKIGESMKSVLKKYSHPIYSYNPNSNEKYYEFRTDKGVLLVTANGKKERGNVTRVSMTYNDANGPSYKAVKQQLGHKAISRVHYNNVTGNFGYIQKDQASYQFSSNSPKDKNVKLYRIDLNK, translated from the coding sequence ATGAAGAAACTAATAACATCATTACTTGTTTTAGGATTAGTTTTAACTGGAGTAAGCGTTGGAAACAACGTTGAAGCGGCAACTGGTAATTCAATGAAAACAGTACAACAATTAAACAAAGGTGATAAATCATTAGAAAACGTTAAGATAGGCGAATCAATGAAGAGTGTATTAAAAAAGTATAGTCATCCTATCTATTCTTATAACCCAAATAGTAATGAAAAGTATTACGAATTTAGAACTGATAAAGGTGTTTTGCTAGTAACAGCTAATGGTAAAAAAGAAAGAGGAAATGTTACACGCGTATCAATGACATATAATGATGCAAACGGCCCTTCATACAAAGCCGTAAAACAACAACTTGGTCATAAAGCTATAAGTCGTGTACATTATAATAATGTTACAGGTAACTTTGGCTATATTCAAAAAGATCAAGCAAGTTATCAATTCAGTTCAAATTCACCAAAGGATAAAAATGTGAAGTTATATCGTATAGATTTAAATAAATAA